The proteins below come from a single Macaca fascicularis isolate 582-1 chromosome 9, T2T-MFA8v1.1 genomic window:
- the POLL gene encoding DNA polymerase lambda isoform X15 translates to MAEKIIEILESGHLRKLDHISESVPVLELFSNIWGAGTKTAQMWYQQGFRSLEDIRSQASLTTQQAIGLKHYNDFLERMPREEATEIEQTVQKAAQAFNSGLLCVACGSYRRGKATCGDVDVLITHPDGRSHRGIFSRLLDSLRQQGFLTDDLVSQEENGQQQKYLGVCRLPGPGWRHRRLDIIVVPYSEFACALLYFTGSAHFNRSMRALAKTKGMSLSEHALSTAVVRNTHGCKMGPGRVLPTPTEKDVFRLLGLPYREPAERDW, encoded by the exons ATGGCTGAGAAAATCATAGAGATCCTGGAGAGCGGGCATCTGCGAAAGCTGGACCATATCAGTGAGAGTGTGCCTGTCTTGGAGCTCTTCTCCAACATCTGGGGAGCTGGGACCAAGACTGCCCAGATGTGGTACCAACAG GGCTTCCGAAGTCTGGAAGACATCCGCAGCCAGGCCTCCCTGACAACCCAGCAGGCCATTGGCCTGAAGCATTACAATGACTTCCTGGAACGCATGCCCAGGGAGGAGGCTACAGAGATTGAGCAGACA GTCCAGAAAGCAGCCCAGGCCTTTAACTCCGGGCTGCTATGTGTGGCATGTGGTTCATACCGACGGGGAAAGGCAACCTGTGGTGATGTCGACGTGCTCATCACTCACCCAGATGGCCGGTCCCACCGGGGTATCTTCAGCCGCCTCCTTGACAGCCTTCGGCAGCAAG GGTTCCTCACAGATGACTTGGTGAGCCAAGAGGAGAATGGTCAGCAACAGAAGTACTTGGGGGTGTGCCGGCTCCCAGGGCCAGGGTGGCGACACCGGCGCCTGGACATCATCGTGGTGCCCTACAGCGAGTTTGCCTGTGCCCTGCTCTACTTTACCGGCTCTGCACACTTCAACCGCTCCATGCGAGCCCTGGCCAAGACCAAGGGCATGAGTCTGTCAGAACATGCCCTCAGCACTGCTGTGGTCCGGAACACCCATGGCTGCAAGATGGGGCCTGGCCGAGTGCTGCCCACTCCCACTGAGAAGGATGTCTTCAGGCTCTTAGGCCTCCCCTACCGAGAACCTGCTGAGCGGGACTGGTGA